From the Marinomonas sp. THO17 genome, one window contains:
- a CDS encoding amino acid adenylation domain-containing protein produces MSIEDLCNADVSDQVCPLSASQQRLWMFHQLKPNSLAYNIGGLLWFDDPRLSPDRLQQALLYMVADHPAFTITIDDSTGTPLQKYNSPDLDIEVHDLRHHQNPYDWLKQDARQKAYSPYQLTNSRLLRLGIYQISDQSYAVLLALHHLIGDAWSLSLCCKSILSYLKGVSAKTKTGEDFFSHARRSKSPEELDDAQQKWQSLELLSDEPLQLKPQSTITDASYQAGHIENTLSPSQTQMVDNAAKTLGVTKFELLSSALLLTLSLYANHPHPAIIVPTLNRNSNNRRNVGFYVGNAVLGLSIKTTDTFNDIIQAVREKLAKSISFEGFSAEQLCTQQSLPNYAFNYRTHGDGLTVKVANYQLTFEEFPVVETPFELVLDAISHTQLTVRFVYAAEKYPEDFILRLIDSYQHILLQLCQAPEQKKAQVNLLGEKEQALLKPLSPLAPDWNPVVFTDLLSRQAKDHSKQIALQHGSQTLSYGELEKQSNQLAHYLVASGVQADGIVGIMMERGIQLFVTMIAVLKAGGAFLPLDPDYPEQRLNFMLNDSDALLLLTQNTLIEQGKQLTNKPVIAIESLSLKHQPISAPNIKPHPLHLAYVIYTSGSTGTPKGVAINHQGLSMHVQTIGKDYDMTPADTELHFASISFDGAIERWTVPLAFGARLIIRDQALWTAEQTTQILLQEKVTIACFPPSYIGPLLDWIADSNTSLPDLRSLTLGGEAFTRETFERIQQVIKPPRIINGYGPTETVVTPLIWRAYAEDALTSAYAPIGSPVGARQLYILDNQLQPLPAGTIGELYIGLEVGLARGYLNQAGLSAERFLADPFSANGERMYRTGDLVRLNEQGIIEYFGRVDQQVKIRGFRIELGEIESRLQALTNAKLCAVITQDSPSGKKLVAYVQSQASQQDAQNWLAALSQQLPDYMVPSHIVIEAQLPITPAGKIDRKNLPAPQWQALQQAQSLCRLSTPRQHLLASLWQSLLNVPSIGADSHFFALGGDSISALQLVGKLRQQHLMLTPKQVFEHPVLSDMAECVIDNQTQPAQQGLLTGEVSLLPMQSRFVAQYALSLCNQFARFVLPAPIDINALQLALSQVLQHHDALRLAFTLPQGSNQATARYLEDGKFTLQTYAQQIDDHKVHSALQPETGCLLSLGVNLQEGEVLLAVHHLVIDALSWPVLLEDLIQLYQGVLDKNRPALAAKTHHQEDWYQALKSYQLTQQEIQYWQAQQGAAHFPAKRSTAQTHQWLLPKHQADALFSSTQGFARMDKETSLMSLVVQGIASLTSLTRLTLHKESHGRFAEPFQLDLSRSVNWHTALYPQTIELQETLGDTLAFIKDIACQVPFGGIGYSAGILQEAWSYAPSIDVLFNYLGSAAQHQIADIKINEFGLWRAQDVTADAAITLNLSETKQGILFDLETDEALFDAQQVEQLIQQLASAADTITQYCQHQSPILTTQDAKLTSLTQPNLTQVSHNLLSRQNTQLVDKILPLSALQQGLYFHTQLANNQHTYVNQITLPIEGANADKLLSCWQQLMARHSMLRSTISQIEGQAHFLVWPNLPVSSAYHDVRDQDEVSLNSLQQNLIAQGFNLTQALNHVPQPLWRVDLVQTSEPVLHCIFTIHHLLMDGWSTGVLFAELINLYQGHSLPPVQEDFADYLTWLNQQSSSASQDYWQDYLRQTEAPTLLADLYGQAQPQQGHVRDILQIDTATREQWQHTLKQSGLTLNTLIQGAWLLTLQRYTGQDNPIFGNTVTGRPSSFANSDNMVGLFINTLPITSRIDWQSNTQDWLKNLQDQASQQREFSYSALSDVANCSPLDAGKLFDTLMVFENYPLDKAQLNQGDIRIGEPDSYEFTHYPLTLAVLPDDGLSVIFAYDTACFHAEQIHALQLTTQHFLEQLVRYLTAPLGKIPVLDKGQDAALKAHTKACEPWHYAPFTELLKQQAVQHPQHLALKSNVLVNQGQTAISLSYAELDQQTDAIAASLIQQGIQRENIVGVLCQRGNDMLVSMIGILKAGAAFLPLDPAYPQERLSYMLSDSQAVMLITDSASQSLAQHIAPSIKSMVFDAFDLSLSLTTPPQLLADQLAYVIYTSGSTGQPKGVCVSQLGLSMHVQTIGQRYGMQLDDKELHFASISFDGAIERWATPLAFGSSLVIRDQSLWSAEETCAVLAREEITIACFPPSYVGPLLEWIQSSELAANLKVRSWTLGGEAFTRDTYFALQQTLKPQRIINGYGPTETVVTPLIWQAYPDTQLDSAYAPIGTAVGARDLFVLDKALQPVPSGVSGELYIGDEAGLARGYLARPDLTAERFLPNPFSQQGERLYRTGDLVRWREDGVMEYLGRADDQVKIRGFRIELGEIEARLQQLSGCRQSAVIALDGPSGKVLIGYLESQHTDLDSQAILQQMKLSLPDYMLPSQLIVMDALPLTPASKVDKKRLPLPELSRSSDEYVAPQGELERLLATEWQALLKLEQVSRFDDFFALGGQSLLATQLVGRLQHKHRIQLALQSVFDAPVLSEMAKLCQMSSQDLTIQPITRLPYLAVSAAQKRLWFVQQLMPESAAYHMPLGIKLTGQLDKERLQQALHHLLNKHEIFRTTFAQVEGELMQSIQPQAELPISYHQDAVSTDQIMQWIAEPFDFASAPLLRVHLICQQANEHHLIIILHHIISDGVSIQKVLKEWFECYQALSEGQLIDTNTAPSVDYVDYAAWQQNWLQSAQAQQDLQWWLAALQHEVEPLILHSEVPRDAHPITGKRYHFELSQQQIDNIKQLAQAHHTTVFNIMLTLWQLLMHKYSGQQDIRVGVPVAGRQQAQTQAMQGCFINSLTIPIHIQATSRFSDLINQVSDFVQQALSRQEVPFETLVERLGITGNLQQHPLYQTSFNFQQMDLNPLQQITELDIQLFDPGVVGAQLELSMDIQELALGAEQDGKSAKSKWLGFVNYAAPVFDEDFAKSLLEHWLLLLEQVTTDQQACVADLSLVSSSHRHHIDAYNATQKDWRSLLPAPVSIMQQAQQTPDAIALAMGEDTMTYREFDRKVTQLANWLRKQGVKEESRVGLGLPRSFDLVIGLHAITRAGGAYVPLDPSFPKERLNYILDAAEVSLLLTDQATLTLWPTSAHCQYVTLDTLDTAQESLTPPEVNWQADQALYVIFTSGSTGLPKGVVNTQAALQNRLHWMQHEYQLDAEDCVLQKTPFSFDVSVWEFFWPLMFGARLAIAAPDHHRQPELLHRTIVQHKVTTIHFVPSMLHAFASETDMASCTSLQRIICSGEALPVELVDKVLTQMSDCELHNLYGPTEAAIDVSYWQCQLPTGRRTPIGFPISNTQLHVLDENWNPVPIGVPGELYLAGDGLAREYLSRADLTAERFVPNPWGAAGSRMYRTGDKVLRMADGRLEYLDRLDHQVKIRGLRIELEEIEAVLNQHEEVEESAVIAYDYQIGTQKNTSTQLVAYLVCQHGKAVNEAEIKRHLTDHLPEYMVPALFIPLTSMPLSPSGKRDRKALPSPEWNQVQYRAPESELEQWFAKTWQTILGVDQVGLDDNFFALGGHSLLATKVVALSQKELGLTLSLKDFFAATTLQALTDSLQPHYHSQNESEQDELDAMAALMDDLDML; encoded by the coding sequence ATGTCAATTGAAGATCTCTGCAACGCTGACGTCTCTGACCAAGTTTGCCCTTTATCCGCTTCTCAGCAACGCTTATGGATGTTCCATCAATTAAAACCCAACAGCCTTGCCTATAACATAGGTGGCCTACTGTGGTTTGACGATCCTCGCCTATCCCCTGATCGCTTGCAGCAAGCTTTGTTATACATGGTGGCCGATCACCCAGCCTTTACCATCACGATCGACGACAGCACGGGCACACCTTTACAAAAGTATAATAGCCCTGACCTAGACATTGAAGTTCATGACCTTCGACATCACCAAAATCCTTACGACTGGCTAAAACAGGACGCTCGCCAAAAAGCCTATTCACCCTATCAATTGACCAATAGTCGACTATTGCGTTTAGGCATTTATCAAATCAGTGATCAAAGCTATGCCGTATTGTTAGCCTTGCATCATTTAATTGGCGATGCTTGGAGCCTGTCGCTTTGCTGCAAATCGATTTTATCTTACCTAAAAGGCGTTAGCGCAAAGACCAAAACTGGAGAAGATTTCTTCTCCCATGCTAGACGCTCTAAGTCTCCTGAAGAATTGGATGACGCACAACAAAAATGGCAAAGCCTTGAACTACTCTCGGATGAACCATTGCAGCTCAAGCCCCAATCCACCATAACAGATGCCAGCTATCAAGCAGGACATATTGAAAACACCCTTAGTCCCTCGCAAACCCAGATGGTCGACAATGCCGCTAAAACACTTGGCGTGACAAAATTTGAACTTTTATCCAGCGCATTGTTATTAACCTTGTCTCTGTATGCGAATCACCCACATCCAGCCATCATTGTGCCAACCCTTAACAGAAACAGTAACAATCGTCGCAATGTCGGCTTTTATGTCGGCAATGCCGTACTGGGGTTATCCATCAAGACGACTGATACTTTTAACGACATCATTCAAGCTGTGCGAGAAAAACTAGCAAAATCGATTTCGTTTGAGGGCTTTTCTGCTGAGCAGCTGTGCACGCAACAATCACTGCCCAACTATGCGTTTAATTACCGCACCCATGGGGATGGACTCACCGTCAAGGTTGCTAATTATCAGTTAACATTTGAAGAATTTCCGGTCGTAGAGACGCCGTTTGAATTGGTATTAGATGCGATCAGTCATACACAACTGACCGTGCGTTTTGTTTATGCTGCAGAAAAATACCCAGAAGATTTTATTCTTCGCCTTATCGATTCTTACCAACATATTCTGCTGCAACTGTGCCAAGCACCAGAACAGAAAAAAGCGCAAGTGAATCTATTAGGGGAAAAGGAGCAAGCTCTGCTAAAGCCCTTGTCTCCTTTAGCGCCAGACTGGAACCCAGTCGTTTTTACCGATCTGCTGAGCCGACAGGCGAAAGATCATAGCAAGCAAATCGCCCTACAACATGGTTCTCAGACCCTTTCTTATGGTGAATTAGAGAAGCAAAGTAACCAACTTGCTCACTATTTAGTGGCATCAGGCGTTCAAGCCGATGGTATTGTTGGCATCATGATGGAACGTGGCATCCAGCTATTCGTCACCATGATTGCCGTATTGAAAGCTGGAGGGGCCTTTTTACCTCTCGATCCGGATTATCCTGAGCAACGCCTGAACTTTATGTTAAATGACAGTGATGCTCTTCTCTTGCTCACGCAAAACACACTCATTGAACAAGGCAAACAATTAACGAATAAGCCGGTTATCGCAATTGAATCCTTGTCTTTAAAGCATCAGCCTATTTCTGCTCCCAATATCAAACCACACCCACTGCACCTCGCCTATGTTATCTATACTTCAGGCTCTACTGGAACGCCAAAAGGCGTTGCCATCAACCATCAAGGCTTGAGTATGCACGTGCAAACCATAGGCAAAGACTATGATATGACACCTGCAGACACAGAACTGCATTTTGCATCGATCAGTTTTGACGGTGCCATAGAACGCTGGACAGTTCCGTTGGCATTTGGCGCACGACTGATTATCCGCGATCAAGCACTGTGGACAGCTGAGCAAACCACGCAAATATTGCTTCAAGAGAAGGTTACTATCGCCTGCTTTCCACCCAGTTACATCGGCCCTTTATTGGATTGGATAGCCGACAGCAACACGTCATTACCGGACCTACGTTCACTGACTCTGGGTGGTGAAGCCTTTACCCGCGAGACCTTTGAGCGTATTCAACAGGTCATTAAGCCTCCCAGAATCATTAATGGCTATGGGCCAACCGAAACCGTTGTCACGCCACTTATATGGCGTGCCTACGCCGAGGATGCTCTAACCAGCGCTTATGCTCCAATTGGCTCGCCCGTTGGCGCACGCCAGCTTTATATTTTGGATAATCAGCTGCAGCCTCTTCCTGCAGGCACCATAGGTGAGCTTTACATAGGTCTGGAAGTCGGCCTTGCCCGTGGTTATTTGAATCAAGCCGGACTTTCTGCTGAACGTTTTTTAGCGGATCCTTTTTCCGCCAACGGGGAACGAATGTATCGAACGGGCGATCTTGTCCGACTCAATGAACAAGGTATTATTGAGTACTTTGGTCGTGTCGATCAGCAGGTCAAAATTCGCGGATTTCGTATTGAGCTAGGGGAAATTGAATCACGCCTGCAGGCGCTGACGAATGCTAAACTCTGTGCCGTAATCACACAGGATTCGCCAAGTGGTAAAAAGCTCGTTGCTTATGTGCAAAGTCAAGCCAGTCAACAAGATGCACAAAACTGGTTGGCCGCACTAAGCCAACAACTTCCAGATTATATGGTGCCTTCTCACATAGTGATTGAAGCACAATTACCCATTACGCCAGCCGGTAAGATTGATCGCAAGAACCTACCCGCACCGCAATGGCAAGCACTTCAACAAGCCCAATCACTTTGCCGTCTTAGTACACCAAGACAACACTTATTGGCCAGTTTGTGGCAAAGCCTGTTAAATGTGCCAAGCATAGGAGCAGATAGTCACTTCTTTGCCCTTGGTGGCGACTCTATCAGTGCCCTGCAATTGGTCGGTAAATTACGCCAACAACACCTCATGCTCACCCCCAAACAGGTATTTGAACATCCTGTCTTGTCTGACATGGCTGAGTGTGTGATCGACAACCAAACTCAACCCGCACAACAAGGCTTGCTGACAGGCGAAGTCTCCTTATTGCCCATGCAGTCTCGTTTTGTGGCGCAGTATGCTTTGTCCCTTTGCAACCAATTTGCTCGCTTTGTGCTGCCTGCGCCTATTGATATCAATGCCCTGCAACTGGCTTTATCACAGGTGTTACAACATCACGATGCGTTAAGGTTGGCCTTTACTCTTCCTCAAGGGAGCAACCAAGCCACCGCGCGCTACCTTGAGGATGGAAAATTTACGTTACAAACCTATGCGCAACAGATAGATGACCACAAAGTACACTCAGCGCTACAGCCTGAGACAGGGTGTCTGTTGTCATTAGGCGTCAACCTCCAAGAGGGTGAGGTACTGTTAGCGGTACACCATTTGGTCATTGATGCACTCTCTTGGCCTGTTCTTTTGGAAGATCTTATCCAGCTTTATCAAGGTGTGCTTGATAAAAATCGTCCTGCTTTAGCAGCAAAAACACACCATCAAGAAGACTGGTATCAAGCACTGAAAAGCTATCAATTAACCCAGCAGGAAATCCAATACTGGCAAGCTCAACAAGGCGCTGCGCATTTCCCAGCTAAGCGCAGCACAGCGCAAACTCACCAATGGCTACTGCCAAAACATCAAGCGGATGCCCTATTTTCCAGCACCCAAGGCTTTGCCAGAATGGACAAAGAAACCAGCTTAATGAGTCTTGTTGTCCAGGGGATTGCCTCCTTAACCTCTCTGACGCGTCTGACATTGCATAAAGAAAGCCACGGCCGTTTTGCCGAGCCTTTCCAGTTAGATTTGTCGCGCAGTGTGAACTGGCATACGGCCTTATATCCACAAACGATCGAGCTTCAAGAGACCTTAGGCGACACCCTTGCCTTCATCAAAGACATTGCTTGCCAAGTGCCATTTGGCGGGATAGGTTATTCGGCAGGCATTCTACAAGAGGCCTGGTCCTATGCCCCCAGTATCGATGTCTTATTTAACTACCTTGGTAGTGCCGCACAGCACCAGATTGCAGACATAAAAATCAACGAATTTGGTTTATGGCGCGCCCAAGACGTAACGGCAGATGCCGCCATCACATTGAACCTTTCTGAAACCAAGCAAGGTATCCTGTTTGATCTTGAGACAGATGAGGCGTTATTTGATGCCCAGCAAGTCGAACAACTCATTCAACAATTGGCGAGTGCCGCTGATACCATCACACAATATTGCCAGCATCAGTCGCCTATTCTCACCACACAGGACGCCAAACTTACGTCATTGACTCAGCCTAATCTCACACAGGTAAGTCATAACCTATTATCAAGGCAGAATACCCAACTCGTGGACAAGATACTGCCCTTATCTGCCTTACAACAAGGGCTCTATTTCCACACTCAATTGGCGAATAATCAACACACTTATGTCAATCAAATCACCTTACCTATAGAGGGTGCTAACGCCGACAAATTATTAAGCTGCTGGCAGCAACTCATGGCACGCCACAGTATGTTGCGCTCAACCATTAGTCAAATTGAGGGACAAGCCCATTTTTTGGTGTGGCCAAATCTGCCTGTAAGCAGTGCTTACCATGATGTCCGCGATCAAGATGAGGTTAGCCTTAACAGCCTTCAACAAAATCTGATTGCACAAGGTTTTAATCTGACACAAGCACTTAACCATGTGCCTCAACCCTTGTGGCGAGTCGACTTGGTACAGACATCAGAGCCCGTTTTACACTGCATCTTTACCATTCATCATCTATTAATGGACGGTTGGAGCACCGGCGTGCTATTTGCCGAGCTGATTAATCTTTATCAAGGTCACTCCCTGCCCCCAGTGCAAGAAGATTTTGCCGATTACCTCACTTGGCTTAATCAACAATCAAGCAGCGCGTCACAGGATTATTGGCAAGACTATTTGCGCCAGACTGAAGCGCCGACCTTGTTAGCTGACCTTTATGGTCAAGCTCAACCCCAACAGGGACACGTAAGGGATATTTTGCAGATTGACACTGCCACTCGTGAGCAATGGCAGCATACACTCAAGCAATCTGGACTGACCCTAAACACTTTAATTCAAGGGGCTTGGTTACTGACCCTGCAACGCTATACAGGTCAAGACAATCCTATCTTTGGCAATACGGTTACCGGTCGCCCCTCGTCTTTTGCCAACAGTGACAACATGGTGGGGCTCTTTATCAATACCTTGCCCATTACCAGCAGGATTGATTGGCAAAGCAACACACAAGATTGGTTGAAAAACTTACAAGACCAAGCCAGTCAGCAACGAGAATTTAGCTACAGCGCGCTTTCCGATGTAGCAAACTGCTCACCACTGGACGCTGGCAAACTGTTCGATACCCTGATGGTATTTGAAAATTATCCCCTCGATAAAGCCCAGCTAAATCAAGGGGATATTCGCATCGGCGAGCCAGACAGCTATGAATTCACCCATTACCCTCTGACACTGGCCGTCTTACCTGATGATGGGTTAAGCGTGATTTTTGCTTACGATACGGCGTGTTTTCATGCCGAGCAAATTCATGCTTTACAGCTCACAACACAGCATTTTCTTGAACAATTGGTGAGGTATTTAACTGCGCCATTGGGCAAGATCCCGGTATTGGATAAAGGCCAAGACGCCGCCCTCAAAGCTCACACTAAAGCCTGTGAACCTTGGCACTACGCACCCTTTACCGAATTGCTCAAACAGCAAGCCGTGCAACACCCTCAACACCTCGCGTTAAAGTCCAATGTCTTGGTGAATCAAGGCCAAACGGCGATAAGCTTGAGCTATGCTGAACTCGACCAACAAACCGATGCCATCGCCGCCAGCCTAATACAGCAAGGTATTCAAAGAGAAAATATCGTTGGCGTGTTGTGCCAACGCGGCAACGACATGCTGGTCAGTATGATAGGTATTTTAAAGGCGGGGGCGGCCTTTCTTCCTCTGGATCCAGCCTATCCTCAAGAACGCTTAAGCTATATGCTGTCGGACAGTCAGGCGGTCATGTTAATCACCGACTCAGCATCTCAGTCGCTTGCCCAACACATCGCCCCCAGCATTAAGTCTATGGTGTTTGATGCCTTCGACTTGTCGTTATCCCTAACGACACCGCCTCAGCTACTTGCCGACCAACTCGCTTACGTTATCTACACTTCGGGTTCCACAGGACAACCTAAGGGCGTTTGTGTGTCGCAACTGGGTTTAAGCATGCATGTACAGACCATAGGTCAACGCTATGGCATGCAATTGGATGACAAAGAGCTGCATTTTGCCTCCATCAGTTTTGATGGTGCCATAGAGCGCTGGGCTACCCCCCTTGCTTTTGGTTCCAGCTTGGTGATTCGTGATCAAAGCTTGTGGAGTGCCGAGGAAACCTGCGCGGTACTCGCCAGAGAAGAGATCACCATTGCTTGTTTCCCGCCAAGCTATGTTGGCCCGCTATTAGAGTGGATACAGTCTAGTGAGCTAGCTGCTAATCTCAAAGTACGTTCTTGGACTTTAGGAGGCGAAGCCTTTACTCGGGATACCTATTTTGCTTTACAGCAAACCCTCAAACCACAGCGCATTATCAATGGCTATGGCCCCACCGAAACCGTCGTCACCCCTTTGATCTGGCAAGCCTATCCAGACACACAGCTTGATAGTGCTTATGCACCGATAGGAACCGCGGTGGGTGCTCGTGATTTGTTTGTTCTCGACAAAGCATTGCAGCCCGTACCCAGTGGGGTCAGTGGGGAGCTCTACATAGGCGATGAAGCCGGTTTAGCACGAGGCTATCTCGCTCGTCCCGATTTGACCGCAGAACGCTTCTTACCTAACCCCTTTAGTCAACAAGGCGAACGCTTGTATCGCACCGGTGATTTGGTTCGCTGGCGAGAAGATGGTGTGATGGAATATTTGGGGCGTGCTGATGATCAGGTAAAAATACGCGGTTTCCGTATTGAGTTAGGCGAAATTGAAGCCCGTCTGCAACAACTCAGTGGCTGCCGACAAAGCGCCGTCATAGCCCTAGATGGGCCAAGCGGTAAAGTCTTAATAGGCTATCTGGAGAGCCAACATACTGACCTGGATAGTCAAGCCATTCTGCAACAAATGAAGCTCAGCTTGCCTGACTATATGCTGCCTTCGCAGTTGATTGTGATGGACGCATTGCCGCTTACACCTGCCAGTAAAGTGGACAAAAAACGTCTGCCTTTGCCTGAGCTAAGCAGATCAAGTGATGAGTATGTTGCTCCACAAGGTGAATTGGAAAGATTACTGGCAACAGAATGGCAAGCACTGCTCAAACTCGAACAGGTCAGCCGTTTTGACGACTTCTTTGCCCTCGGCGGACAATCCCTATTGGCCACACAATTAGTGGGTCGCTTACAACACAAACATCGCATTCAACTGGCCTTGCAAAGTGTCTTCGACGCACCTGTATTGTCCGAAATGGCCAAGCTTTGTCAGATGAGCAGCCAAGACCTAACCATCCAACCCATAACGCGTTTGCCTTACCTAGCTGTCAGCGCAGCGCAAAAACGCCTTTGGTTTGTGCAACAGCTGATGCCTGAAAGCGCCGCTTATCACATGCCACTTGGCATCAAACTAACAGGCCAATTAGATAAAGAAAGACTGCAACAAGCACTGCATCACTTGCTCAATAAACACGAGATTTTCCGTACCACCTTTGCCCAAGTAGAAGGTGAACTGATGCAAAGCATTCAGCCACAAGCGGAACTGCCTATCTCATATCATCAGGACGCTGTTAGCACAGATCAGATCATGCAATGGATTGCAGAACCCTTTGATTTTGCCAGTGCCCCCTTATTGCGTGTTCACCTTATTTGCCAACAGGCCAATGAGCACCATCTCATTATCATTCTTCATCACATCATTAGCGATGGCGTGTCCATACAGAAAGTATTAAAAGAGTGGTTCGAATGTTACCAAGCCTTGTCTGAGGGTCAGTTAATCGACACCAACACAGCGCCCAGTGTGGATTATGTGGACTATGCCGCTTGGCAACAAAACTGGTTACAGAGTGCGCAAGCCCAGCAAGACTTACAATGGTGGCTAGCGGCATTACAGCATGAGGTAGAACCTTTAATTCTGCACAGTGAAGTGCCCAGAGATGCTCACCCTATCACTGGCAAGCGTTATCATTTTGAGCTAAGTCAACAACAGATAGACAATATCAAGCAGCTTGCCCAAGCACACCACACCACTGTGTTCAACATTATGCTGACACTGTGGCAGCTGTTAATGCATAAATACTCTGGCCAACAAGATATCCGTGTTGGCGTGCCAGTGGCAGGACGTCAACAAGCACAAACTCAGGCCATGCAAGGCTGCTTTATTAACAGTCTAACCATACCTATTCATATTCAGGCCACCAGCCGCTTTAGCGACTTAATTAATCAGGTCAGTGATTTTGTTCAACAGGCCCTAAGCCGCCAAGAGGTGCCTTTTGAAACCCTGGTGGAACGCCTAGGTATTACCGGTAATTTACAACAACACCCACTTTACCAAACCAGTTTTAACTTCCAGCAAATGGATCTCAATCCATTGCAACAAATAACAGAGTTAGACATTCAATTATTTGACCCCGGTGTGGTGGGAGCACAGCTTGAGCTGAGTATGGACATCCAAGAGTTGGCGTTAGGAGCGGAGCAAGATGGCAAGAGTGCTAAGAGCAAATGGCTCGGTTTTGTTAACTATGCGGCTCCAGTATTTGATGAAGACTTTGCCAAATCCCTACTCGAACACTGGTTGCTCTTACTCGAACAGGTAACGACCGATCAACAGGCTTGTGTGGCCGATCTCTCTCTGGTCAGTTCATCGCACCGTCACCATATCGATGCTTATAACGCTACCCAAAAAGATTGGCGAAGCTTACTGCCTGCACCTGTGAGCATTATGCAGCAAGCGCAGCAGACACCAGACGCCATCGCCCTTGCCATGGGTGAAGACACCATGACTTATAGAGAGTTTGACCGTAAAGTCACCCAGCTGGCAAATTGGCTGCGCAAACAAGGCGTCAAAGAAGAAAGCCGCGTGGGGCTTGGTTTACCTCGCAGCTTTGACTTGGTTATCGGCTTACACGCCATCACTCGTGCCGGTGGCGCTTACGTGCCACTGGACCCAAGTTTCCCGAAAGAGCGCCTCAACTATATTCTTGACGCCGCAGAAGTCTCATTATTATTAACAGACCAAGCCACGCTAACCCTGTGGCCAACTTCTGCACACTGCCAATATGTGACCTTGGACACACTGGACACGGCGCAAGAAAGTCTGACGCCACCAGAGGTAAATTGGCAAGCGGATCAAGCCCTGTATGTCATCTTTACCTCAGGTTCCACTGGGTTGCCAAAAGGCGTAGTCAACACGCAAGCGGCATTACAGAATCGTCTCCACTGGATGCAACATGAGTATCAGTTAGACGCTGAAGATTGTGTACTACAGAAAACACCCTTTAGTTTTGACGTGTCTGTTTGGGAATTTTTCTGGCCTCTGATGTTTGGTGCCCGCTTGGCCATTGCCGCACCGGATCACCACAGGCAACCCGAACTCTTGCACCGTACCATAGTGCAGCACAAGGTCACCACGATTCACTTTGTTCCTTCTATGTTGCATGCCTTTGCCAGTGAAACCGACATGGCCAGCTGCACCAGTTTACAACGCATCATTTGCAGTGGTGAAGCCTTACCAGTGGAGTTGGTCGACAAAGTACTGACTCAGATGTCAGATTGTGAACTGCACAATTTATATGGCCCCACTGAAGCGGCCATCGATGTCAGTTACTGGCAATGTCAGTTGCCTACGGGCCGACGAACCCCGATTGGCTTCCCTATCAGCAACACCCAATTACATGTGCTAGACGAAAACTGGAATCCAGTGCCTATCGGTGTGCCCGGTGAATTGTATTTGGCTGGTGATGGTTTGGCTCGAGAGTACTTGTCTCGGGCAGACCTCACCGCAGAACGTTTTGTTCCTAACCCATGGGGGGCGGCTGGCTCACGCATGTATCGCACTGGCGATAAGGTATTGCGCATGGCCGATGGTCGTCTTGAGTATTTAGACAGACTGGATCATCAAGTCAAAATTCGCGGTCTGCGCATTGAGTTAGAAGAAATAGAAGCCGTATTAAATCAACATGAGGAAGTTGAGGAGTCAGCGGTCATTGCCTATGACTACCAGATAGGCACGCAAAAGAACACCAGTACCCAACTGGTCGCGTATCTGGTCTGCCAACATGGAAAAGCGGTGAACGAAGCCGAAATCAAACGTCATTTAACAGACCATTTACCGGAATACATGGTACCGGCTCTGTTTATTCCTTTGACCAGCATGCCGTTATCACCCAGCGGCAAACGTGATCGCAAAGCCTTGCCCTCACCAGAATGGAATCAAGTGCAGTACCGGGCCCCGGAATCGGAGCTCGAACAATGGTTTGCCAAAACCTGGCAAACCATTCTTGGGGTCGATCAGGTGGGGCTGGATGATAATTTCTTCGCCCTTGGCGGACACTCACTATTGGCGACTAAAGTGGTTGCCCTGAGTCAAAAAGAGTTGGGCTTGACCTTATCCCTTAAAGACTTCTTTGCCGCGACTACGTTACAGGCCTTAACCGACAGTCTGCAACCTCACTACCACAGTCAAAATGAATCGGAGCAAGACGAGCTAGATGCCATGGCGGCATTAATGGACGACTTGGACATGCTATGA
- a CDS encoding MbtH family NRPS accessory protein — translation MSIDNPNTEFTVVINGQEQYSIWPTYHPVPTGWSEVGIVGNKETCLAHINTVWTDMRPKSLRDALATTD, via the coding sequence ATGAGTATTGATAACCCCAACACCGAATTCACCGTGGTCATTAATGGTCAAGAACAATACAGCATTTGGCCCACTTACCACCCTGTCCCCACAGGTTGGAGCGAAGTCGGCATAGTGGGCAATAAAGAAACCTGTTTAGCCCACATTAATACTGTTTGGACTGACATGCGCCCCAAAAGTTTGCGGGATGCTCTAGCAACAACAGATTGA